One window of the Salvelinus alpinus chromosome 13, SLU_Salpinus.1, whole genome shotgun sequence genome contains the following:
- the LOC139537603 gene encoding interferon regulatory factor 2-binding protein 1-like → MSSASQASSRRQWCYLCDLPKMPWAMLWEFSEAVCRGCVNYDGADRIELLIETARQLKSSHGVLDGRSPGPQQGKSSSGGPMEGGRQHAERLDRVRGEYGVSPRLPNGLHRAEDVSMSEGSRQSPNTRRAMAGAIPALHGTIPHALIAQGLVGPPHGLLAPVLGTRAGGQQMAASSGPIMGDVSRRQVVSAMSLGAGASALVGLEAGWRNGEVMAELAESARSRAEGWPNRPKVVREVLVTLCGCAPFSVRFRKDHNLVGRILAFEAGAGPEFELKVFVEYPSGSGIVFSGITELVRQMFRDSNKDAGKAVNSGLRYVEYERRQGAGDWRALTELLSDGVRSFKEPPMPDVLPQLYADGGMPMAPAARSAPPKGAARRRKASPGSENGDSEGRPMGDHPARDPWPRGAYPGMEPLGSGMPNPQDGPPRSHSQPSPISALMGVADSLSSNQMSRDGPGMSSAHSSASGRPTSGSPSSASAAVSQAVMGQGGPSTTSVGESGSGTPSALLCCTLCRERLEDTHFVQCPSVPHHKFCFPCTRGSIRSQGNGGEVYCPSGERCPLAGSTVPWAFMQGEISTILAGDGDVMVKKENDP, encoded by the coding sequence ATGTCGTCTGCCTCACAGGCATCATCTAGGCGGCAATGGTGCTATCTCTGCGATCTGCCCAAGATGCCCTGGGCCATGCTCTGGGAATTCAGCGAAGCTGTTTGCCGGGGATGTGTGAACTACGACGGGGCAGACAGAATCGAGCTTCTAATTGAGACGGCCAGGCAGTTGAAGAGCAGCCACGGTGTTTTGGACGGAAGGTCCCCAGGCCCTCAGCAAGGCAAATCCAGCTCAGGTGGGCcaatggaaggagggaggcagCACGCAGAGCGTTTAGACAGGGTTAGGGGAGAGTATGGAGTTTCCCCCCGCCTTCCCAATGGTCTGCACAGAGCTGAAGATGTGAGTATGTCAGAAGGGAGCAGGCAGAGCCCCAACACCAGACGGGCTATGGCTGGGGCCATACCTGCGCTACATGGGACCATACCTCATGCTTTGATAGCCCAGGGGTTAGTGGGGCCCCCTCACGGCTTGTTGGCCCCCGTTCTAGGCACCAGGGCTGGGGGCCAACAGATGGCTGCCTCCTCTGGCCCTATAATGGGTGATGTTAGTAGGCGTCAGGTAGTGTCAGCTATGTCACTGGGAGCTGGTGCCTCTGCTCTGGTGGGTCTGGAAGCAGGCTGGAGGAATGGGGAGGTCATGGCTGAGCTAGCGGAGAGCGCCAGGAGCCGGGCAGAGGGCTGGCCCAACCGCCCCAAAGTGGTACGAGAAGTCCTGGTGACCCTCTGTGGCTGTGCCCCCTTCAGTGTGCGCTTCAGGAAAGACCACAACTTGGTGGGGCGCATCCTCGCTTTCGAAGCCGGGGCCGGGCCCGAGTTTGAGCTGAAGGTGTTTGTGGAGTACCCCAGCGGCTCTGGAATAGTGTTCTCTGGCATCACGGAGCTGGTCAGGCAGATGTTCCGTGACTCTAACAAAGACGCAGGCAAAGCAGTGAACTCTGGGCTGCGCTATGTGGAATACGAGAGGCGGCAGGGCGCTGGGGACTGGCGTGCACTCACTGAGCTCCTGAGCGATGGCGTGCGTTCATTTAAGGAGCCACCGATGCCCGATGTTCTTCCACAGTTGTACGCAGATGGCGGCATGCCAATGGCGCCTGCCGCTCGCTCTGCACCTCCAAAGGGTGCTGCACGGCGACGCAAAGCATCCCCTGGCTCAGAAAACGGAGATAGTGAAGGAAGGCCCATGGGGGATCACCCAGCCAGGGATCCCTGGCCTCGAGGTGCCTATCCAGGCATGGAGCCCCTGGGCTCAGGCATGCCCAACCCCCAGGACGGCCCGCCCCGCTCCCACAGCCAGCCCTCACCCATCTCAGCGCTCATGGGAGTGGCCGACAGCCTGAGCTCCAACCAGATGTCCCGAGATGGCCCCGGAATGTCCTCGGCCCACTCCTCTGCATCTGGCCGCCCAACCAGTGGCAGTCCCTCCTCAGCCTCTGCCGCAGTCTCCCAGGCAGTTATGGGCCAAGGGGGGCCAAGCACCACCAGCGTCGGGGAGTCTGGAAGCGGCACCCCAAGCGCCCTGCTCTGCTGCACCCTTTGCCGAGAGCGTCTGGAGGACACTCATTTTGTCCAGTGTCCATCTGTCCCGCACCACAAGTTCTGCTTCCCATGCACGCGTGGCTCCATCCGCAGCCAGGGCAACGGAGGAGAGGTGTACTGCCCCAGCGGCGAGCGTTGCCCTCTGGCTGGATCCACCGTGCCCTGGGCCTTCATGCAGGGAGAGATCTCCACCATCCTTGCCGGAGACGGAGACGTGATGGTAAAGAAGGAGAACGACCCCTGA